One genomic segment of Candidatus Thorarchaeota archaeon includes these proteins:
- a CDS encoding tetratricopeptide repeat protein, translating into MTSLGIKAFAREDYSRAETLLRDALRVDRDNILAAWNLSRVYYSQGRNDDAVSYIKYALTLARRLPHQEGKRAAMEITKDLERIQREARTGLSVPVYGLMQSSCR; encoded by the coding sequence ATGACGTCACTTGGAATCAAGGCCTTTGCCAGAGAAGACTATTCGCGAGCAGAGACGCTCCTCCGTGACGCACTACGAGTTGACCGCGATAACATACTGGCAGCATGGAACCTGTCGAGAGTCTACTATTCGCAGGGGAGAAACGATGACGCGGTATCGTACATCAAGTACGCCCTAACTCTTGCCAGAAGACTGCCGCACCAGGAAGGCAAGAGGGCCGCGATGGAGATTACAAAGGATCTCGAACGCATACAGAGAGAGGCACGCACAGGGTTATCGGTTCCTGTCTACGGCCTCATGCAGAGCAGTTGTCGCTAA